ACCAGGTGCGGGCCCTGGGCGTGAGCGACCCGCTCCTCGATGAGGGCCTGTCCGAACTCGTGACCCTGATTGAGGAGGCGAATCGGCGCGTCCCCGGCCGCATCATCGCCGACCTGAGCATCGCCCGCGGCCTCGACTACTACACCGGCGCCGTCTACGAGACCCAGCTCGTGGGCCACGAGTCCATGGGCTCGATCAGTTCCGGGGGACGCTACGACTCGCTGGCCAGCGACGGGAAGAGCACCTATCCGGGCGTGGGGATCTCCCTGGGGGTCACCCGCCTCATCGCCCCGCTCATCGCGGCCGGCGAATTCAGCGTCACGCGGTCGGTGCCCACCTGCGTGGTCGTCGCCGTCGACAGCGAGGAGACCCGGGAGACCGCCATGGACGTGGCTGCGGCCCTGCGTGCCCGTGGGGTCAGCTGCGAGGTGGCGCCCAAGGCCGACAAGTACGGCAAGCAGATCCGCTATGCGGACCGTCGTGGAATCCCCTATGTGTGGTTCGGGGGGCCGATCGGGGAAGTGAAGGACATCCGCTCGGGTGACCAGCAGCCCGCCGACGCGAACATCTGGATGCCAAGCCGCGACGACCTGCGTCCGGGCGTGCACGCGGCCGAGTGAGGCCTGTCCGCACCGTGCCCGCGAGATGACCGTGCCGCGAGATGGCGGCCCGGGTCGCTGACCGCGGGCACACCTACACTCGAGGTGGATGTGCAAGCCATCGGGAGGCGACCATGACAACCACGGCCAAGAACACGGCAACCTCGGACCCGCAGGGCCACAGGCGTCCCGCCCGCGGTGCGGCACCCCGTGCCCATCGTGCCCGGCACAGCCCGGTGGTGCGCCATGAGGTGTTCCAGACCTCACTGATGAGCGCACTGCTCGACGGCATCTATGACGGCGACATGACCCTGGCCGAGCTGCTCGGCCACGGCAACTTCGGGTTGGGCACCTTCGAGGCGCTCGACGGCGAGATGATCATTCTCGACTCCGTGCCCTGGCAGTTGCGCGTGGACGGCTCGGTGACCCGGGCGAGCCTCGACCAGCTGACGCCCTTCGCCACGGTCACCAATTTCGTGCCCAGTATCAGCGAGGAGATCAAGGGGCCCCTGACCCGCGCCGAGCTCAGCGAACTGGTCGACCACCTGGGTGTCTCGGCCAACTACCTGTACGGGCTGCGCATCACCGGTGACTTCGAATGGATCACCACGCGCACCGTGCGTCGCCAGAAGAGGCCCTTCCCCCCGATGTCGCAGACCACCAGCGACGAGCCGGTGGTGCGCCAGACGCAGACCAGCGGTGTGATGGCCGGATTCCGCACGCCGTTGTTCGAGCAGGGCATCAACGTGGCCGGGTGCCATGTGCACTATGTCAACAATGAACACACCCACGGCGGACATGTCGTGGACTTCGTCATGAACTCCGGGCTGATCGAGGTCTGCCTCGGCACCGATCTTCGCGTGCGGCTGCCCCTGTCGGAGGCCTTCCAGGATGCCGATCTGGCCCCCGACGACCTCGACGAGCAGGTCAGGGCGGCCGAACACCACTGACCCGTGTCGGCGCTCGGGCGGGCCGGTTGCGGCAGGACTATCGTTGTCGGGCGTGTCAGGCGTAAAAACCTGGCCCACGCGTCCCCAGGACGTGTGAACCGTCCCCCGGCTGGTTACATTAAGGCCAGGGGGTGTGCGTGTGGGCAGGTCGCCCTGCCCGCAGCGCCTTCCGAATCAGAAGTCACTTCGAGGACAACGGAGTTCCAGCATGGGTATTGCCATCAAGTACGGCGCAATGGTTGACGATCCGATTGTTGATGACGACGGGAAACTGGCCATTCGCGGCGGCGCGGGTGCCCTGGTGGAGCGTCTCCTCAAGATCTATCCGGGTGCCTGCCTGGTCGGTTATGAGGATCGTCAGTGCGACGGGTTCGAGATGAAGCGCGACATCAACCTTGACGCCGAGAAGGATCTGGTGATCAACCTCGACGTGATGGATTCGGTGGGCGTCTTCCAGGTGATGCACCGCCACGGCGCGGAGCCGATGATCATGAACCTCCAGTGGCTACCGCCACGTCACTACCACCACAAGGTGAACTTCGCCGCCATGGGATTGAGCTATGCACTCTTCCCGACCCTGTGCTCGGGGGAGCGCACCGCTGCCGAGGTCTCGGAGCTCACCCACCGGTGGACCATCCCGGCGCTTGCCAATTCGGCACAGATCGCCTGGTTCCAGCCCGGCATCCGTGACGACCTGCTGCAGCCCCGCGTGGACACCGAGGTACCCGAGGTGCTGTATCCCAGCATCCACCTCGACGCCGAGAAGCATCCCCAGCAGTTCATGCAGATCGTGACCGAGGTCGCCGCGAAGGTGCCCCTCCAGATGGTGGCCCGGTTGGCCCCCCGCGATCTGGTCAGCCTCCAGGCGATGCGGATGTCGTCGGCGAAGTGGACCACCGTGGGCCCGCTGTCGGCCGACCGTGAGGGCTACTGGGGCACCCTGGCGCACACCACCGCGTTCCTGTCGACCGCCACGGCCGAGGCCTACGGGCTGGAGGAACTGGAGGCCCTCGTGGCCGGGGTCATCGGCGTCATGCCGAAGCTGCCCTGGGCCGAGGTGCTCGTCCCGACGGGGTATCCCTACCTCTACAATTCCGACGCCGAGGCCGCGATGATGCTCGAGAACGTGCTGCGTGACCCCAAGGCGGCCCGTCGGGCCATCGATGAGTCCGCCGGTGGGTCCATCAAGGACTGGGTGTTCGCCAAGCACGCGCGCGCCGCCGGCAACGAGGCCATCGAGAACCAGGTCAAGGAATGGTTCCCCAAGGCGCTGGAGGACTGACCACCCCCACATGTCGTGATGCGGCCGTCGGCTCCCTGCAGGGGCCGGCGGCCGCGCCATGTGGGGCCCGGCCACCAGCCGGTCCGGGTGTCGGCGCCGACGTCCGGCCGGCGCCCGCAACAAGAAATCGATCGGCGATCGTGGAAGAATGCCACAGGCCCGAGCACTGTCTATGCCGGGGCAAGAAGGGAATATCACCGTGATCCGAACCCACGATGCGGGAACGCTGCGCGCCTCCAATGAGGGCGAAACCGTCACACTGGCCGGCTGGGTGGCCCACCGCCGAGATCATGGGGGAGTGGCCTTCATCGACCTGCGCGACGCCAGCGGCGTTGCCCAGGTGGTCATCCGCGATGAGGTGCTCGCTTCCTCGGGAGCCCACGACCTGCGCAATGAATACTGCATCGCCGTCACCGGCGTCATCGAGCACCGGCCGCAGGGCAATGAGAACCCCGAGATGCCCACCGGAGACATCGAGGTGAACATCTCCGACCTCGAGGTGCTCAACGCCGCCGCCCCGCTGCCCTTCCCGGTCGACGAATACACCAACGTCGGCGAGGACACGCGCCTGCGCTACCGCTACCTCGACCTGCGTCGTCCCCGCATGCACGATGCCCTGGTGTTGCGCTCGCATGTCACCCACGCCATCCGGGGGGTCCTGGAGGGACGCGACTTCTACGACATCGAGACCCCGACCCTGACGCGGTCGACCCCCGAGGGTGCCCGCGACTTCCTCGTGCCGGCACGCCTGTCGCCCGGATCGTGGTACGCGCTGCCCCAGAGCCCCCAGCTGTTCAAGCAGCTGCTCATGGTGGCCGGCATGGAGCGCTACTACCAGATCGCGCGCTGCTACCGCGACGAGGACTTCCGGGCCGATCGCCAGCCCGAGTTCACCCAGCTCGACGTCGAGATGAGCTTCGGCGACCAGGACGATGTGATGGCCCTGGGCGAAGAGGTCATGGCTGCCTGCTGGAAGCTGGTCGGTGTCGACCTGCCCCGTCCCATGAGGCGGATCACCTGGCATGAG
The window above is part of the Propionibacterium freudenreichii subsp. freudenreichii genome. Proteins encoded here:
- the budA gene encoding acetolactate decarboxylase, which produces MTTTAKNTATSDPQGHRRPARGAAPRAHRARHSPVVRHEVFQTSLMSALLDGIYDGDMTLAELLGHGNFGLGTFEALDGEMIILDSVPWQLRVDGSVTRASLDQLTPFATVTNFVPSISEEIKGPLTRAELSELVDHLGVSANYLYGLRITGDFEWITTRTVRRQKRPFPPMSQTTSDEPVVRQTQTSGVMAGFRTPLFEQGINVAGCHVHYVNNEHTHGGHVVDFVMNSGLIEVCLGTDLRVRLPLSEAFQDADLAPDDLDEQVRAAEHH